In Candidatus Zixiibacteriota bacterium, a single genomic region encodes these proteins:
- a CDS encoding SCO family protein, producing MKLSLKANRDMIVKVAFFLFFLMMSSTVSAQVIQENPDDLRNIDVEEKLGEYIPLDLTFVNDIGDTVALAQYFNDGKPVLLVLVYYSCPMLCNLILNGLNEGIAQLAWLPGNEYRVLAVSFDPRETYDLAAAKKANYLKALNRPGAENGWTFFVGEESHSKALADAVGFKYFFDEENQQFAHPAVAYVLTPDGKISRYLYGINFEERDLRLAFLEASEGKIGSTLDKLLLYCYHYDPNAKGYVVFAGNVMRLGGALTLILLGLLIGALWMKERRKRARTRVPAGSSTLRP from the coding sequence ATGAAGCTTTCTCTAAAGGCAAATAGAGATATGATAGTGAAAGTTGCATTCTTTTTGTTTTTCCTGATGATGTCGTCGACCGTCTCGGCGCAAGTGATTCAGGAGAATCCTGATGATCTGCGCAATATCGATGTCGAAGAAAAACTCGGCGAGTACATTCCTCTCGATCTGACTTTTGTCAACGACATCGGAGACACAGTAGCCCTCGCGCAGTATTTCAATGATGGCAAGCCGGTTTTGTTGGTTCTTGTTTATTATTCGTGCCCGATGCTCTGCAACCTCATTCTTAACGGTCTGAATGAAGGAATTGCTCAACTTGCGTGGCTTCCGGGCAATGAGTACCGCGTGCTTGCGGTCAGCTTTGATCCACGGGAGACATACGATCTCGCTGCTGCAAAGAAAGCAAACTATCTAAAAGCCCTGAACCGTCCCGGTGCAGAGAATGGCTGGACATTTTTCGTGGGCGAGGAATCGCATTCAAAGGCATTAGCTGATGCTGTAGGATTCAAATATTTCTTCGATGAAGAGAATCAGCAGTTCGCGCATCCGGCGGTCGCATATGTCCTGACCCCGGACGGCAAGATATCGCGTTACCTGTATGGTATAAATTTCGAGGAGCGTGATTTAAGGCTCGCGTTTCTTGAAGCTTCCGAAGGCAAGATCGGATCGACTCTCGATAAGCTCCTTCTTTATTGCTACCATTATGATCCAAACGCGAAAGGTTATGTCGTCTTCGCGGGGAATGTTATGCGCCTCGGCGGTGCCTTGACACTGATCTTGCTTGGTTTGCTGATCGGAGCGCTCTGGATGAAGGAAAGACGCAAGCGAGCGCGAACACGCGTACCGGCAGGAAGTTCAACTCTGAGGCCCTGA
- a CDS encoding cytochrome c: protein MKRNRCIRLAVVVVMAALITVASGCFRDRPSEKPPIHLVPDMDSQPKYKAQEENKFFEDGSAMRQPIPGTVARGDLREDAGYYTGIDESGDTVKISPVLTDMQLLKRGQERFDIYCSPCHGRTGDGQGIMLSRGYVPPPTFHSDRLRDIPDGYVFDVVTNGIRNMPSYRQQIPVRDRWAIIAYLRALQRSQNATIEDVPQEQRTNLK from the coding sequence ATGAAACGTAATAGATGTATTAGGCTGGCAGTAGTAGTGGTAATGGCTGCACTAATTACGGTCGCTTCCGGGTGTTTCAGAGATAGACCGTCAGAAAAGCCGCCGATTCACCTGGTGCCCGACATGGACAGTCAGCCAAAGTATAAGGCTCAGGAAGAGAACAAGTTCTTTGAAGATGGCTCGGCCATGCGGCAACCCATCCCTGGCACTGTTGCACGCGGGGATCTGCGTGAGGATGCCGGCTATTACACGGGCATTGATGAATCGGGCGACACGGTCAAGATATCACCTGTACTGACGGATATGCAACTCCTGAAACGGGGTCAGGAGAGATTTGACATCTATTGCTCACCCTGTCATGGACGAACCGGCGATGGTCAGGGAATCATGCTGTCAAGAGGCTACGTACCGCCTCCGACATTTCATTCAGACAGGCTCCGCGACATTCCGGATGGCTATGTTTTCGATGTGGTGACGAACGGCATCAGAAATATGCCGTCATATCGTCAACAGATACCGGTCAGGGACCGGTGGGCGATAATTGCATATCTGAGAGCGCTCCAGCGAAGCCAGAATGCTACGATCGAGGATGTTCCGCAGGAGCAGCGCACGAATTTGAAGTGA
- a CDS encoding DUF3341 domain-containing protein, which produces MNSAVKKTAGILAEFENPAALIDIARKLRDSGYKRFDCHSPFPIHGMDSAMGAKRSPLGWIVGSLAICGALGGILLQWWTSAVNYPLVIAGKPFFSYPAFVPVTFGMAVLLGAISAVVGMLALSRLPMLNHPAFNSERFAKVTDDGFFVCIDSTDKLFDQDMIVSLLESSGGTNIEVLED; this is translated from the coding sequence ATGAACAGTGCAGTGAAGAAAACCGCAGGTATATTGGCCGAATTCGAGAATCCGGCGGCACTCATAGACATAGCCAGGAAACTCAGAGATTCCGGCTATAAGCGATTCGATTGCCATTCACCCTTCCCTATTCATGGGATGGACTCGGCGATGGGCGCAAAGCGCTCGCCTCTTGGATGGATAGTCGGCTCACTCGCAATCTGTGGTGCGCTCGGCGGAATCCTTCTGCAGTGGTGGACAAGCGCTGTCAATTACCCGCTTGTGATCGCCGGCAAGCCGTTCTTCAGTTATCCGGCATTCGTGCCGGTGACATTCGGCATGGCAGTGCTGCTCGGAGCGATATCCGCAGTAGTTGGAATGCTCGCGTTGAGTCGACTGCCAATGCTGAACCACCCGGCTTTCAATTCGGAGCGGTTTGCCAAGGTCACGGACGATGGGTTTTTCGTATGCATAGACTCTACAGATAAGTTGTTCGATCAGGACATGATTGTCTCATTGCTCGAGTCATCGGGCGGAACGAACATCGAGGTATTGGAAGATTGA
- the nrfD gene encoding polysulfide reductase NrfD, giving the protein MSEREFHSVPEPPLIAGNQTFHSVTDRISRIAEAKTPPWWFLVFGATTSVMLIFFGLIGYLISEGIGIWGLQVPVAWGWAIVNFVFWVGIGHAGTLISAILFLFRQRWRTSINRFAEAMTIFAVICALIFPGIHVGRVWVAYWMMPFPNQMSIWPNFRSPLIWDVFAVSTYFTVSALFWYVGLVPDLASFRDRAKKKLRKLIFGIFSLGWRGGNRQWKHYELSYLLLAGLSTPLVLSVHSVVSTDFATSILPGWHTTIFPPYFVAGAIYSGFAMVMSLAIPARRLFGLKDFITMSHLDKMAKIMLVTAMMVGYAYSCEFFIAWYSGNVYEQFAFMNRAFGPYAWGYWIMISCNVIVPQLFWFKKVRQSTVILFICSIFVNIGMWFERFVIVVSSLANDFLPSSWDYFSPTIFDIGIFIGSFGLFLTLFLLFIRVLPMIAMAEVKGVLPQADPHHYDSHSPAAKEGRA; this is encoded by the coding sequence ATGAGCGAAAGAGAGTTTCACAGCGTGCCGGAACCACCTCTGATTGCAGGCAACCAGACGTTCCACTCTGTGACCGATCGTATCAGCCGAATCGCCGAGGCGAAGACTCCGCCGTGGTGGTTCCTGGTATTCGGCGCGACGACATCCGTCATGCTCATCTTCTTCGGCCTGATCGGCTATCTGATCTCTGAAGGCATCGGCATCTGGGGATTGCAGGTTCCGGTTGCATGGGGCTGGGCGATTGTCAATTTCGTCTTCTGGGTCGGTATCGGTCACGCGGGTACGCTCATCTCCGCCATACTGTTCCTCTTCAGGCAGCGCTGGAGAACTTCGATCAACCGCTTTGCCGAAGCGATGACGATCTTTGCCGTTATCTGTGCGCTGATATTCCCCGGCATTCACGTAGGCCGCGTATGGGTGGCATACTGGATGATGCCGTTTCCGAATCAGATGTCGATATGGCCTAATTTCCGCAGCCCGCTCATCTGGGACGTTTTCGCGGTTAGCACTTACTTCACAGTCTCGGCTCTGTTCTGGTATGTCGGACTCGTGCCTGACCTTGCATCATTTCGGGACCGCGCCAAGAAGAAATTGCGCAAACTCATATTTGGAATCTTTTCGCTTGGCTGGCGTGGTGGCAATCGCCAGTGGAAACATTACGAACTCTCATACCTTCTCCTTGCAGGACTCTCCACGCCGTTAGTGTTGTCGGTGCACAGCGTAGTCAGCACAGACTTCGCTACAAGCATTCTGCCCGGCTGGCATACGACGATATTCCCGCCATACTTCGTGGCAGGTGCGATTTACTCCGGCTTCGCGATGGTGATGAGTCTGGCAATCCCGGCAAGAAGACTATTCGGACTCAAGGACTTCATAACAATGAGCCATCTCGACAAAATGGCAAAGATCATGCTGGTCACTGCCATGATGGTCGGATATGCATACAGTTGCGAGTTTTTCATCGCGTGGTATAGCGGTAACGTATATGAGCAGTTCGCTTTCATGAATCGAGCATTCGGACCGTACGCATGGGGTTACTGGATCATGATTTCATGCAATGTGATCGTGCCGCAGCTATTCTGGTTCAAGAAAGTCCGCCAAAGCACGGTGATACTATTCATCTGCTCGATCTTTGTAAATATCGGCATGTGGTTCGAGAGATTCGTAATTGTCGTCAGCTCATTGGCAAATGATTTCCTTCCATCGAGCTGGGATTATTTCTCCCCGACGATATTCGACATCGGAATATTCATTGGATCATTCGGTCTGTTTCTGACACTATTCCTTTTGTTCATCAGGGTACTGCCTATGATTGCTATGGCGGAAGTGAAAGGCGTACTGCCTCAGGCTGATCCTCATCATTACGATAGTCACAGCCCTGCCGCGAAAGAAGGCAGAGCATGA
- a CDS encoding TAT-variant-translocated molybdopterin oxidoreductase, with the protein MKDDLKIFGRDYWRSLDQLAQTPKFKEFLEAEFPSVVDDNIPGLSRRKFLTLMGASIALAGVAGCRRPVEKIIPYVTQPEEIVPGVPNTYATTMPLGTAAYGLLVECNEGRPTKIEGNPDHPSTRGRSNAIMQASILGLYDPDRSKRVTQNGNEKSWEDFVSYWRSLHLSYDANGGNGLAVLSESFASPTLARLKKQFTDRFPNAEWVSYEPASDENIHEGVKVATGESLYPVYKFENAETILSLDSDFLLTETDNIRNATGFAEGRRVESVNDSMNRLYCVESDYSLTGAMADHRLRLRSSQVGAFTAALALEMQSQGLAIEIGDALSAYRTHAFDTEWLAAVAKDLIAARGKSLVIAGRRQPASVHALILLINDVLGNVDNAIELVQQTYTSLPSNRQFSDLVDKMRSGKIKSLVVLGCNPIYNAPADADFAGALKQLQHTIHFGIHADETAQLSEWHIPQSHYLESWGDATAIDGTRSLIQPMIEPLFGAHSSAEMMMLLATGIDARGYDIVRQTWQEIWTGAGFEKKWRRALHDGVIKTDASNDLDARVIKQNVASLLSREPFEKSKSDSTIEIAFKISPSVHDGRFANNGWLQELPDPITKLSWDNAAVMSELSAREFAVANEDIITLSVDGRQVDLPVWIVPGVADKSIVLELGFGRTSAGGVANNVGSNAYRLRTRNRLWFVGGASIFKTGRKLGLANTQDHGSMEGRPIVRESTLTEYRIDPEFAREMVEHPPLESLWDDHKYDKGYQWGMTIDLNACIGCGACTIACQSENNIALVGKEQVRNGREMHWIRVDRYYTGEVKSPEMVHQPVACQHCEMAPCETVCPVNATVHDREGLNVMVYNRCIGTRYCSNNCPYKVRRFNFFNYTNNLADTIKMAQNPDVTVRSRGVMEKCTFCVQRINSAKFKAKKDGRNVGDGEIRTACQQACPADAIKFGDIRDSKSEVARLKKLDRNYEVLAEFNTRPRTSYLAKLGNPNPELKKAQKKIT; encoded by the coding sequence ATGAAAGATGATCTGAAGATATTTGGCCGTGACTATTGGCGTAGCCTTGATCAACTCGCGCAGACGCCGAAGTTCAAGGAATTCCTTGAAGCAGAATTCCCCTCTGTTGTTGACGACAACATACCGGGGCTGTCTCGCCGCAAGTTCCTGACCCTGATGGGTGCGTCGATAGCTCTTGCGGGCGTTGCAGGTTGCCGCAGGCCGGTTGAGAAGATTATTCCGTATGTTACTCAACCCGAAGAAATTGTCCCCGGTGTTCCGAATACTTATGCGACTACGATGCCACTCGGCACTGCAGCTTATGGACTACTGGTCGAATGCAACGAGGGACGTCCAACCAAGATTGAAGGTAATCCCGATCATCCGTCGACTCGGGGAAGGTCAAACGCCATCATGCAGGCTTCTATACTGGGTCTCTATGATCCGGATAGATCGAAGCGAGTGACTCAGAATGGTAACGAGAAATCGTGGGAAGATTTCGTATCGTACTGGCGCAGTCTGCATTTGTCTTATGACGCTAATGGTGGCAACGGCCTCGCCGTGCTGTCAGAATCGTTCGCCTCGCCTACACTTGCGCGCCTGAAAAAGCAGTTTACCGATAGGTTCCCGAATGCGGAATGGGTATCGTATGAACCGGCCAGCGATGAGAATATACATGAGGGTGTGAAAGTAGCAACCGGCGAGTCCCTCTACCCCGTTTACAAATTTGAAAATGCTGAGACAATTCTATCGCTCGATTCTGATTTTCTGCTCACCGAGACAGACAACATCCGAAATGCAACCGGATTTGCCGAGGGGCGCAGAGTCGAGTCGGTGAATGATTCCATGAATCGCCTCTATTGCGTCGAGAGCGACTATTCTCTCACAGGCGCAATGGCCGATCATAGATTGCGTCTCAGGAGCAGTCAGGTAGGTGCGTTTACGGCAGCGCTTGCACTCGAAATGCAATCGCAGGGACTTGCAATCGAAATAGGTGATGCCCTGAGCGCATACAGAACGCATGCTTTCGATACTGAATGGCTTGCTGCTGTCGCAAAGGACTTAATTGCCGCCAGAGGTAAATCGCTCGTTATCGCCGGACGTCGCCAGCCGGCATCTGTACATGCACTCATACTTCTGATAAACGATGTGCTGGGCAATGTCGACAACGCGATAGAGTTGGTTCAGCAGACATACACATCCTTACCATCAAACAGGCAGTTTAGCGATCTGGTTGACAAGATGCGGTCCGGCAAAATCAAGTCACTTGTGGTGCTCGGCTGCAATCCGATATATAATGCTCCGGCAGATGCAGATTTTGCGGGTGCTCTCAAACAGTTGCAGCACACGATTCATTTCGGCATTCACGCAGATGAGACTGCACAATTGTCCGAGTGGCACATTCCGCAGAGTCATTATCTCGAAAGCTGGGGTGACGCGACAGCAATCGACGGCACCCGGAGCCTCATTCAGCCCATGATCGAGCCGTTATTCGGCGCGCACAGCAGTGCAGAGATGATGATGCTTCTCGCCACAGGAATCGATGCGAGAGGCTACGATATCGTTCGGCAAACCTGGCAGGAAATCTGGACGGGCGCTGGATTCGAGAAGAAGTGGCGCAGGGCGCTGCATGACGGCGTAATCAAGACTGATGCTTCAAACGACTTAGACGCTAGAGTCATAAAACAAAACGTTGCCAGCCTGCTGAGTAGAGAGCCATTCGAAAAATCGAAATCTGATTCAACCATAGAAATTGCATTCAAAATCTCGCCGTCGGTTCATGATGGCCGGTTCGCAAACAACGGTTGGCTGCAGGAACTTCCCGATCCGATCACAAAGCTTTCATGGGACAACGCCGCGGTCATGAGTGAGTTGAGCGCGCGCGAATTCGCCGTCGCAAACGAGGATATTATCACGCTTTCGGTCGATGGCCGCCAAGTTGATCTTCCCGTTTGGATCGTGCCGGGAGTCGCGGACAAGTCAATCGTCCTCGAACTCGGTTTCGGACGAACTTCCGCCGGTGGAGTTGCCAACAATGTTGGATCAAACGCCTATCGACTCAGAACCAGAAACAGACTCTGGTTCGTAGGCGGAGCGAGCATATTCAAGACAGGTAGAAAGCTGGGGCTTGCGAATACTCAGGATCACGGCAGCATGGAAGGCCGTCCAATAGTGCGAGAAAGCACGCTGACCGAGTACAGGATTGATCCGGAGTTTGCCCGGGAGATGGTCGAACATCCGCCTCTCGAATCACTCTGGGATGATCACAAATACGACAAAGGTTATCAGTGGGGCATGACAATAGACCTAAATGCATGCATCGGCTGCGGAGCATGCACCATCGCTTGCCAGAGTGAGAACAACATCGCGCTGGTCGGCAAGGAGCAGGTGAGAAACGGGCGAGAGATGCACTGGATCAGAGTCGATCGATATTACACCGGCGAAGTCAAGTCACCTGAAATGGTTCACCAGCCGGTGGCGTGCCAGCACTGCGAGATGGCACCGTGCGAAACGGTCTGCCCGGTCAACGCAACTGTGCATGACCGTGAAGGTCTGAATGTGATGGTCTATAATCGCTGCATAGGAACGCGCTACTGTTCGAATAACTGCCCTTACAAAGTGCGGCGTTTCAATTTTTTCAACTATACAAACAACCTGGCTGATACTATTAAGATGGCGCAAAACCCTGATGTTACAGTCCGTTCGCGCGGAGTAATGGAAAAATGCACGTTCTGTGTTCAAAGGATAAACTCTGCGAAATTCAAAGCGAAGAAAGATGGCCGCAATGTCGGTGACGGCGAGATAAGAACGGCCTGCCAGCAGGCGTGCCCGGCTGATGCAATAAAATTCGGTGATATACGAGATTCCAAAAGCGAAGTGGCAAGACTTAAGAAGCTGGATCGAAATTACGAAGTCCTGGCCGAGTTTAACACGCGGCCAAGGACATCGTATCTGGCGAAACTTGGAAATCCGAATCCTGAGTTGAAGAAGGCACAGAAGAAAATCACATGA
- a CDS encoding SocA family protein — translation MENIFKKRRIKQNTKKLIELILYISQSCESSRLFGLTKLNKMLFAIDFDTLDELGSPITGARYKKEDHGPVAYPLMPILKKLQESGDLEVREEKVSGKWQFRPVALRSADMSLFTDAEIEQINKWVNRMKGLTAVSLSRWSHKLSLWEMADDEDFIPYERIYWKMDQSHPIDEHDQSAVEEINQLRREGLLD, via the coding sequence ATGGAAAATATCTTCAAGAAAAGACGAATCAAACAGAATACGAAGAAGCTCATAGAGCTAATTCTGTATATTTCTCAGTCCTGCGAGAGTTCAAGGCTATTCGGTCTCACGAAGTTGAACAAAATGCTATTTGCAATCGACTTCGATACGCTTGATGAATTAGGCAGTCCCATAACGGGGGCAAGATACAAGAAAGAAGATCACGGCCCAGTCGCATATCCACTCATGCCTATACTCAAGAAACTTCAGGAATCTGGTGATCTGGAGGTCAGGGAAGAAAAGGTTAGCGGTAAGTGGCAGTTTAGACCAGTAGCCTTGCGGTCAGCTGATATGAGCTTGTTCACGGACGCTGAGATTGAGCAAATAAACAAATGGGTGAATAGGATGAAAGGGCTTACAGCCGTTAGCTTGAGTCGGTGGTCGCACAAACTGTCATTGTGGGAAATGGCCGATGATGAAGATTTTATACCTTATGAGCGGATATACTGGAAAATGGACCAGAGCCATCCGATAGATGAACACGATCAATCGGCAGTGGAAGAAATCAATCAATTGCGCAGAGAGGGGCTACTCGACTAA
- the phoU gene encoding phosphate signaling complex protein PhoU: MVILLQKEIEALKKKVTFISTLVEESVYNSVKAVSERNQELARKVIDGDIEIDRMEVEVEEDCLKILALYQPVAVDLRFIVAVLKMNSDLERIGDFSVNIAQSADFLCSQRTTETLFDFPQMSKKVLNMLRMSIDSLVSMDADIARSVLEADDEVDDMNRAMFRQVQDEIRKHPDDAECLIRLLSVSRYLERIADHTTNIAEDVIYMISGEIVRHQIAQF; encoded by the coding sequence ATGGTAATTTTGTTGCAGAAGGAAATAGAAGCGCTGAAGAAGAAAGTCACGTTCATAAGTACACTCGTCGAAGAGAGCGTGTACAATTCTGTCAAGGCGGTTTCCGAGAGAAATCAGGAACTGGCGAGGAAAGTCATCGACGGCGACATCGAAATCGATCGCATGGAAGTGGAAGTCGAGGAAGACTGCCTAAAGATCCTCGCGCTGTACCAGCCGGTAGCGGTTGATCTGAGATTCATTGTCGCAGTTCTGAAGATGAACAGCGATCTCGAACGGATCGGCGATTTCTCGGTCAATATCGCGCAAAGCGCAGACTTTCTTTGCAGTCAGAGAACAACCGAGACACTCTTCGACTTTCCGCAGATGTCGAAAAAAGTGTTGAATATGCTGCGAATGAGCATTGATTCACTCGTCAGCATGGATGCTGATATCGCCCGGAGCGTGCTCGAGGCCGACGACGAAGTTGATGACATGAATCGAGCCATGTTTCGGCAGGTTCAGGATGAGATCAGGAAGCATCCCGACGATGCTGAGTGTTTGATAAGATTGCTGTCAGTATCCCGGTATCTCGAACGTATCGCCGACCACACCACGAACATCGCCGAAGATGTGATTTACATGATATCGGGCGAGATAGTCCGCCACCAGATAGCGCAGTTCTAG
- the pstB gene encoding phosphate ABC transporter ATP-binding protein, with translation MFQVNQDGKLVGTGNKMKTRNVNFSYGSNQVLFDINTDIREHQVTALIGPSGCGKSTFLRTLNRMNETIPGTKMSGKILLDDLDIYHDIKDVSTVRTRVGMVFQRSNPFPKSIFANVAYGLRVNGVTDKDIVEDAVEAALQSAFLWDEVKDKLDVSANMLSGGQQQRLCIARALAVRPEVVLMDEPASALDPISTSKIEELIRELKKKYTIVIVTHNMQQAARISDYTGFFYQGVLVEFGPTKMIFTKPSKKQTEDYITGRFG, from the coding sequence ATGTTCCAGGTGAATCAGGACGGGAAGCTGGTAGGAACCGGCAACAAGATGAAGACCCGCAATGTCAATTTCTCGTATGGGTCGAACCAGGTGCTCTTTGACATAAACACCGATATCAGGGAACATCAGGTTACCGCGCTGATTGGACCGTCGGGATGCGGCAAATCGACTTTCCTGCGAACACTCAACCGCATGAACGAGACGATCCCCGGCACTAAGATGTCGGGAAAGATACTTCTCGATGATCTGGATATATATCATGACATTAAAGATGTTTCGACTGTGCGAACCCGCGTCGGGATGGTCTTCCAGCGATCGAATCCATTCCCTAAGTCTATTTTTGCTAACGTAGCCTACGGCCTGCGTGTAAATGGCGTAACCGACAAGGACATTGTCGAAGATGCTGTCGAGGCCGCCTTGCAGTCTGCCTTTTTGTGGGATGAGGTGAAAGACAAGCTCGATGTCAGCGCGAACATGCTCTCTGGCGGGCAACAACAGAGGCTGTGCATCGCGCGGGCGCTGGCGGTCAGGCCGGAAGTAGTACTGATGGATGAACCGGCATCGGCCCTCGATCCGATTTCGACGTCTAAAATCGAGGAACTGATTCGAGAACTAAAGAAGAAATACACAATCGTCATCGTGACCCACAATATGCAGCAGGCTGCGAGAATTTCAGATTATACCGGGTTCTTCTATCAGGGAGTTCTTGTTGAATTCGGCCCGACTAAGATGATATTCACTAAGCCGTCGAAAAAGCAGACCGAAGATTATATCACAGGGCGATTCGGATAA
- the pstA gene encoding phosphate ABC transporter permease PstA, with protein sequence MIEPRIADTPPPVDYEVQPTSFLTRSSGTVSKGLTLLAVIIIIAMLAVIIGNVIYHGASTISWDFLTSPPENGMEAGGIFPAVFGTVALVILMVIAVVPIGVLTAIYLQEYTRPDSKITRLIRIAIANLAGVPSIVFGLFGLGFFIGFVGSGIDSVFFDSGRPVWGQPAIIWAAMTLSLLTLPVVIIATEEALRTIPAELKDASYALGATKLQTIVRVIIPQALPGILTGGILAVSRGAGEVAPIMFTGAAYYLPYLPSKLNDQFMELGYHIYVMATQSPDVEATKPILYGTVLVLLVLTFLLNIIAIVIRSKMRRARSHAG encoded by the coding sequence ATGATTGAACCGAGAATCGCTGACACCCCCCCGCCTGTTGATTACGAGGTACAGCCTACAAGCTTTCTCACACGCAGTTCGGGTACAGTGTCCAAGGGTCTGACTCTTCTCGCAGTTATCATAATAATTGCGATGCTGGCAGTGATTATCGGTAACGTTATATATCATGGTGCCAGCACTATCAGCTGGGATTTCCTGACAAGCCCTCCTGAGAATGGGATGGAGGCGGGTGGAATATTCCCTGCAGTATTCGGGACTGTTGCTTTGGTGATTCTGATGGTCATCGCCGTAGTGCCGATAGGAGTGCTGACCGCGATTTACCTGCAGGAATATACCAGACCTGACTCCAAAATCACACGACTGATTCGAATAGCGATTGCAAACCTTGCAGGTGTACCGTCGATAGTGTTCGGGTTATTCGGACTCGGATTCTTCATCGGCTTCGTAGGATCGGGCATTGATTCGGTCTTCTTCGACAGTGGACGGCCAGTCTGGGGACAGCCTGCGATCATTTGGGCTGCGATGACTCTCTCGCTGCTGACTCTCCCGGTGGTGATCATTGCGACCGAGGAGGCCCTGCGCACAATTCCTGCCGAGCTGAAAGATGCAAGCTATGCTCTTGGGGCGACTAAGCTGCAGACCATTGTCAGAGTGATTATTCCTCAGGCGTTGCCGGGAATACTCACCGGCGGAATACTCGCTGTTAGCCGAGGTGCAGGCGAAGTTGCGCCGATCATGTTCACAGGCGCTGCGTACTATTTACCGTATCTTCCATCGAAATTGAATGACCAATTCATGGAACTTGGTTATCATATATATGTTATGGCGACGCAATCACCTGATGTTGAAGCGACTAAACCGATCCTGTACGGCACGGTGCTGGTGCTTCTTGTTCTGACATTTCTCCTCAACATCATTGCGATTGTTATAAGGTCGAAAATGAGAAGGGCACGTTCACATGCAGGATGA
- the pstC gene encoding phosphate ABC transporter permease subunit PstC, with product MGRCPSRCPSSLAEVIVSHFEFKPKSKIREFLGEKIIFLSALSALIVVLLIFVFIFKESIPIFTDPEVQQEASIDKMTFQQQYYKDKPPKWSWQPNSEVPKYSLLPLALGTLKAAIVAMLFAVPLAVAAAIYTSEFASSRFREIIKPIIELLAGIPSVVLGFFALIVLATVIQEALGLTFRLNALTAGIALGLAVIPIIFTVAEDALSAVPMPLRNGALALGANPWQVSLTMVLPAALPGISAGVVLGFGRAIGETMIVLMASGNAAVISTSFTDSIRTFSATIAAELAEVVFGSAHYNVLFFIGSLLFVFTFAINLGGDLLLSRLKLKLQGRSS from the coding sequence ATCGGGCGTTGTCCATCACGGTGCCCGTCCTCTCTTGCTGAGGTAATCGTGTCCCACTTCGAATTCAAGCCGAAATCGAAGATCAGGGAGTTTCTGGGTGAGAAGATAATCTTTCTCAGCGCCCTCTCTGCTCTGATTGTGGTTCTTCTGATCTTTGTATTCATTTTCAAAGAATCAATCCCAATTTTCACGGATCCGGAGGTTCAGCAAGAGGCAAGCATCGATAAGATGACATTCCAGCAGCAATATTACAAGGACAAGCCTCCGAAATGGTCGTGGCAGCCCAATTCCGAGGTTCCGAAGTACTCGTTGCTGCCGCTCGCTCTTGGAACACTCAAAGCTGCTATCGTTGCGATGCTCTTCGCGGTCCCACTTGCCGTTGCTGCCGCGATATACACTTCTGAATTTGCGTCGAGCAGATTCCGCGAGATAATCAAGCCAATAATCGAATTGCTCGCAGGGATTCCATCTGTGGTGTTGGGATTTTTTGCGCTCATTGTGCTTGCCACAGTAATTCAGGAAGCCCTTGGGCTGACTTTTCGGCTAAATGCTCTCACTGCCGGCATAGCTCTGGGACTTGCGGTGATTCCGATCATATTCACTGTCGCTGAAGATGCATTGTCGGCTGTCCCGATGCCATTGAGAAACGGAGCGCTGGCACTCGGGGCCAATCCATGGCAGGTATCACTCACAATGGTCCTCCCTGCTGCCCTTCCCGGCATCTCAGCAGGGGTTGTACTCGGATTCGGAAGAGCTATCGGCGAGACGATGATAGTGTTGATGGCTTCTGGGAACGCGGCTGTGATCTCGACCAGTTTCACCGATTCGATCAGGACGTTTTCAGCTACAATTGCCGCAGAACTGGCAGAAGTCGTCTTCGGATCAGCTCACTATAATGTGCTGTTCTTTATAGGATCGCTGCTGTTTGTTTTCACATTTGCCATAAATCTTGGTGGTGACCTGCTTCTGTCTCGGCTGAAGCTGAAGCTGCAGGGCAGGTCGTCATGA